Proteins encoded by one window of Astatotilapia calliptera chromosome 13, fAstCal1.2, whole genome shotgun sequence:
- the mdh1ab gene encoding malate dehydrogenase 1Ab, NAD (soluble) — translation MKTTTTWILKLPFGDCKCRNQKSLNTSDLWLERQVGETEKREGRLACLGSMAEPIRVLVTGAAGQIAYSLLFSIAKGDVFGQDQPIILLLLDITPMLPVLEGVVMELQDCALPLLKEIIPTDKEEVAFKDLDAAILVGSMPRKEGMERKDLLKANVAIFKSQGAALDKYAKKTVKVLVVGNPANTNCLVAAKSAPSIPKENFSCLTRLDHNRARSQVAMRCGIPATQVKNVIIWGNHSSTQYPDVHHCKVNMSGSELTCFDAIKDDDWLKGDFITTVQQRGAAVIKARKLSSAMSAAKAICDHMRDIWSGTHEGEFTSMGVYSTGNSYGVPEDLIYSFPVQIQNKTWKIVDSLAINDFSKSKMDATAAELVEERDTAVTFLGV, via the exons ATGAAAACTACAACTACATGGATCCTCAAGCTGCCGTTTGGCGATTGTAAGTGTCGTAATCAAAAGAGCTTAAATACGAGTGACCTCTGGCTTGAGCGACAAGTGGGAGAAACAGAGAAACGTGAGGGACGTCTTGCTTGTCTTGGCAGTATG GCTGAGCCTATTAGAGTTCTGGTGACCGGTGCTGCTGGGCAGATTGCCTATTCCCTGTTGTTCAGCATTGCCAAAGGAGATGTGTTTGGCCAAGACCAG CCAATCATTTTGCTCCTGTTGGACATCACCCCCATGCTGCCGGTCCTGGAAGGTGTAGTCATGGAGCTGCAGGACTGTGCCCTTCCACTTCTGAAAG AGATCATACCCACTGACAAAGAGGAGGTAGCCTTCAAGGACCTGGATGCAGCCATCTTGGTGGGCTCAATGCCCAGAAAGGAGGGTATGGAGAGGAAGGACCTCCTTAAAGCGAATGTGGCCATCTTTAAGAGCCAGGGAGCTGCCCTGGATAAGTATGCCAAGAAGACTGTGAAG GTGCTGGTTGTGGGAAACCCTGCCAACACCAACTGTCTGGTTGCAGCAAAGTCTGCTCCCTCTATCCCCAAAGAGAACTTTTCCTGCCTCACCCGTCTGGACCACAACCGGGCTCGCTCTCAG GTGGCAATGCGCTGTGGTATTCCAGCCACTCAGGTGAAGAATGTGATCATCTGGGGGAACCACTCCTCCACACAATACCCAGATGTTCACCACTGCAAGGTCAACATGTCCGGCAGTGAGCTGACCTGCTTTGATGCAATCAAGGATGATGATTGGCTTAAAGGCGATTTCATTACT ACTGTGCAACAGAGAGGTGCTGCAGTCATCAAGGCCAGGAAACTTTCTAGTGCCATGTCTGCAGCCAAGGCCATCTGTGACCACATGAGAGACATCTGGTCAGGCACCCATGAG ggTGAGTTTACCTCTATGGGTGTTTACTCAACTGGCAACTCCTATGGAGTCCCTGAAGACCTAATCTACTCATTCCCTGTCCAGATCCAG aacaAGACCTGGAAAATCGTGGACAGTCTGGCAATCAATGATTTTTCCAAATCAAAGATGGATGCCACTGCAGCTGAACtggtggaggagagggacaCAGCTGTGACTTTCCTTGGAGTATGA